CTGAAAACCTTGGACACACGGGCCGGGGCCAGTGCCCGCCGCGCAAACACCTCAGTTTCAGGATGCCACGGGACAATATCAATCCGCTCCCCGCCGAGTTCGTTGACCACGGCCTGAACACGTGAGCCCTTAAGGCCAACGCACGCACCCACAGGATCGATCGATTCATCGCGACTGTACACCGCAATTTTCGTCCGCCCACCGACTTCCCGTGAGATCTCACGGATCTCGACGATACCTTGGTGGATCTCCGGGACTTCCAAGTGAAAGAGCGCGGTAACAAAGAGAGGATCGGCGCGCGACAAAATGAGGCGAGGCCCTTTGGGCGTCTCCTCGACTTTCTTCAAAACTGCGCGAATTGGATCGCCCTGGCGGAAGCGCTCTCGGGGATTTTGATCCTTCCACGGGATGATCGCGTCTGCATCACGAGCCCGGTTCAGCATTACAACCAGCTTGCCGCGCTCGATCTGCTGCAGCTCACCGGAGAGGAGGTGACCGATCTGATCGGCGAACTCGTCGCGGATCCGCTCGCGCTCGTTCTCACGAACACGTTGAATTATGCGCTGCTTCACGGCCATGACGGCGTTACGTCCGAAGTCCGCGAATACTACGGAGACTTCCATGACATCACCGACCTCGAACCCTTCGTCGCCCCAACGCGCCTCTTCGAGTGAGATCTCGATCGCAGGGTCTTCAACTTCTTCAACAACCCGACGCAACACGACCATGTCGAAGTCGCCCGTCTCTTCATTGATATCGATTTCAGCCTGAACGGTCGCACCATACATCCGCGCGAGGCCGGCAAGCATGCCGTCCTTCACCAGATCTGTCATCTCCTCTTCGGAGAGACTCTTGGTTGATGCGATGTCCTGGAAAGCCGCAACAATCTGAGCCGCGTTCGCCATTTTTTGTCTCCTCACTTCCACGTGAACACGAGGTGGGCCTTCCGGATCTCTGATCGCGGAACACTGACCTCTTCACCATCGGAGAGTCGGAGCCGAACCGATTCGGTATCGGTGCCGGCGTCTTCCAACCCCATCAATTCCCCCTCGAGACGATTGCTGCGACCGAGCAGGGCCTGTTTTCCCA
This region of Longimicrobiales bacterium genomic DNA includes:
- the nusA gene encoding transcription termination factor NusA, which encodes MANAAQIVAAFQDIASTKSLSEEEMTDLVKDGMLAGLARMYGATVQAEIDINEETGDFDMVVLRRVVEEVEDPAIEISLEEARWGDEGFEVGDVMEVSVVFADFGRNAVMAVKQRIIQRVRENERERIRDEFADQIGHLLSGELQQIERGKLVVMLNRARDADAIIPWKDQNPRERFRQGDPIRAVLKKVEETPKGPRLILSRADPLFVTALFHLEVPEIHQGIVEIREISREVGGRTKIAVYSRDESIDPVGACVGLKGSRVQAVVNELGGERIDIVPWHPETEVFARRALAPARVSKVFSDNERRVITAIVDEDQLSLAIGRNGQNVRLASQLIGWQIDLYGSREWLERGEDLTAFVDESLDDNEYETADFPLSELDLMPAVLAALSEVGYHTFLQIIDLERRDFLVIKGLGEEDADRLLQLIDELTVVEEPEAEVAAAADEEAEVAEPYAAAGNEGAGKGPDGDGESDD